The following are from one region of the Salvelinus fontinalis isolate EN_2023a chromosome 5, ASM2944872v1, whole genome shotgun sequence genome:
- the LOC129856204 gene encoding transmembrane protein 258 yields MELEAMTRYTSPVNPAVFPHLTVVLLAIGMFFTAWFFVYEVTSTKYTRDVYKELLISLVASLFMGFGVLFLLLWVGIYV; encoded by the exons ATG GAGCTGGAGGCGATGACCAGATACACCAGCCCGGTGAACCCGGCAGTCTTCCCCCACCTCACTGTGGTTCTACTGGCTATCGGGATGTTCTTCACTGCGTGGTTCTTTGT CTACGAGGTGACGTCCACTAAATACaccagagacgtgtacaaagagCTGCTCATCTCCCTGGTGGCGTCTCTCTTCATGGGCTTCGGAGTGCTGTTTCTCTTACTGTGGGTCGGCATCTATGTCTGA
- the LOC129856201 gene encoding transmembrane protein 138-like: MLQTSNYSLVLMVQLGLLTYDLFVNSFSELLRAAPVIQLVLFIIQDIAILFNVIIILLMMFNTYVFQVGLVALLLERFKGLLMLSAIYLTLSISFHCWVVNLRWLESNRFIWTNGLHVLFVFQRVAAVLYYYVYKRTAECLGDPRLYQDSVWLRDAFARARQ, translated from the exons ATGCTCCAGACCAGCAACTACTCGCTGGTCCTGATGGTCCAGCTGGGTCTGCTGACCTATGACCTGTTTGTCAACTCCTTCAGCGAGCTGCTCAGGGCAGCGCCCGTCATCCAGCTAGTGCTGTTCAT TATCCAGGATATAGCCATCCTGTTCAACGTGATCATCATTCTGTTGATGATGTTTAACACGTACGTGTTCCAGGTCGGTCTGGTCGCCCTGCTACTGGAGAGGTTTAAAGGCTTACTgatgctgtctgccatctaccTCACCCTCAGCATCTCCTTTCACTGCTGGGTAGTG AACCTGAGATGGCTGGAATCCAATCGTTTCATCTGGACGAATGGCCTGCATGTCCTCTTCGTTTTCCAGAGGGTTG CTGCAGTGTTGTATTACTACGTCTACAAACGGACAGCAGAGTGTCTGGGCGACCCGCGGCTGTATCAGGATTCTGTCTGGCTGAGGGATGCCTTTGCCAGAGCTCGTCAGTGA